Proteins encoded within one genomic window of Amycolatopsis nigrescens CSC17Ta-90:
- a CDS encoding SigE family RNA polymerase sigma factor → MLVREGFDLFVAERLDRLLRYATALTCDSHLAEDIVQEVLLRAQPRWSRIESLQSPDLYVRRMVTNEYLSWRRRRAAKEISSEHHTLNALGTPTSDVAVQHAERAAMRALIAKLPRKQRAAILLRYYEDRTDSEIAEVLGCGTGTVRSHLSRALRTLRAAGIAGGYSESSAKEAWA, encoded by the coding sequence GTGCTGGTGCGCGAAGGTTTCGACCTGTTCGTCGCCGAACGACTCGATCGGCTGCTGCGTTATGCCACCGCGTTGACCTGCGATTCGCATCTGGCGGAGGACATCGTGCAGGAGGTGTTGCTGCGGGCGCAGCCGCGGTGGTCACGGATCGAGTCGCTGCAGTCACCGGATCTGTATGTGCGGCGGATGGTCACCAACGAGTATCTGTCCTGGCGCCGACGACGGGCGGCCAAGGAGATCTCGTCCGAGCACCACACGCTCAACGCTCTCGGCACCCCGACCAGTGATGTGGCGGTCCAGCACGCCGAGCGGGCCGCGATGCGGGCCCTGATCGCGAAGCTGCCGCGCAAGCAGCGGGCCGCGATCCTGCTGCGCTACTACGAGGACCGCACCGACAGCGAGATCGCCGAGGTCCTCGGCTGTGGCACCGGCACCGTGCGCAGTCATCTTTCCCGCGCGTTGCGCACGCTGCGGGCCGCCGGGATCGCCGGCGGGTACTCAGAATCATCGGCCAAGGAGGCATGGGCGTGA
- a CDS encoding LCP family protein translates to MKLDPTEALIREALTEEADQAVDSDTVRARLYSGGSPSRRYRVPVLAAAAAVVVAVAGAVVVPQLLDRPGDTAAAPAAPAAETGVNVLLLGMDSRQGAEPDDGARADSIVLAHLGQDGTGAVMSIPRDSGVDVPGYGTNKLSTAYQRVRQDALAKGRSPADADEAAARAMTATVSNLTGVPVDHYAIIDMAGFTDLSTAVGGVPVCLKQATRDPVTGVSFPAGRQTVSGSTALEFLRQRHGAGMVRGDFDRIVRLQAFLKSLATTVLTAPEPAREQALTNLLSTARDSVRTDPGWNLLGLAGQLLKLRVDTMRLLTVPVSGSPVGTAGEWMEGLDPAQVRSFVQENLASGPATGTPPTTGSGEPPADVPCVN, encoded by the coding sequence GTGAAACTCGATCCGACCGAAGCCCTCATCCGCGAGGCATTGACCGAGGAAGCCGATCAGGCCGTCGACTCCGACACCGTCCGTGCCCGGTTGTACAGCGGTGGATCCCCGAGTCGCCGTTACCGGGTTCCGGTACTGGCCGCGGCAGCCGCGGTCGTCGTGGCGGTCGCGGGGGCGGTCGTCGTACCCCAGTTGCTGGACCGACCCGGCGACACCGCCGCCGCACCTGCCGCACCCGCGGCCGAGACGGGCGTGAACGTACTGCTCCTCGGAATGGACTCCCGCCAAGGCGCGGAACCCGACGACGGTGCGCGCGCCGATTCGATCGTGCTGGCCCACCTCGGCCAGGACGGGACCGGGGCGGTCATGTCGATCCCCCGCGATTCCGGAGTGGACGTCCCCGGCTACGGCACGAACAAGCTGAGCACCGCCTACCAGCGGGTCCGTCAGGACGCACTGGCCAAGGGGCGGAGTCCCGCCGACGCCGACGAGGCAGCCGCTCGCGCCATGACCGCCACCGTAAGCAACCTCACCGGCGTCCCGGTCGACCACTACGCCATCATCGATATGGCGGGTTTCACCGACCTCAGCACCGCCGTCGGTGGCGTGCCGGTCTGTCTGAAGCAGGCCACCCGCGACCCGGTGACCGGGGTGTCATTCCCCGCTGGGCGACAGACCGTGTCCGGCTCCACCGCGCTGGAGTTCCTGCGCCAACGACATGGTGCGGGCATGGTGCGTGGTGACTTCGACCGCATCGTCCGGCTGCAGGCGTTCCTGAAGTCGCTGGCGACCACGGTGCTCACCGCACCCGAACCGGCCCGCGAGCAGGCCCTGACCAACCTGCTGAGCACAGCGCGCGACTCCGTGCGCACCGATCCCGGGTGGAACCTGCTCGGCCTCGCAGGCCAGTTGCTCAAGCTTCGCGTCGACACGATGCGCTTGCTCACGGTGCCGGTCAGCGGCTCACCGGTGGGGACTGCCGGTGAATGGATGGAGGGACTCGACCCTGCGCAGGTGCGTTCGTTCGTCCAGGAGAACCTCGCATCCGGCCCCGCCACCGGCACTCCGCCCACTACCGGATCTGGCGAGCCTCCTGCCGACGTGCCGTGCGTCAACTGA
- a CDS encoding maleylpyruvate isomerase N-terminal domain-containing protein has product MAGTRDDFLSTARSAANLLREPAVAGAWREPSALPEFSVAGLAGHLAYQILAIPQILAEPVPREPTISLLEHYGRVAWIDGALDDEINVRIRDGGEQVAAEGPEALAARVDAVVGELAVSLASVEDRSVRIAFWGPWSLPLDDMLITRMMELAVHSDDLAVSVGVATPELPQGAVDTVIDLLSRLAVRRHGPTGVLRALSRAERAPATIAAF; this is encoded by the coding sequence ATGGCCGGCACCAGAGACGACTTCCTGTCCACCGCCCGCTCGGCCGCGAACCTGCTGCGCGAACCCGCCGTCGCCGGAGCCTGGCGCGAGCCGAGCGCGCTACCGGAGTTCAGCGTCGCCGGTCTCGCCGGTCATCTGGCCTACCAGATCCTGGCCATCCCGCAGATCCTGGCCGAGCCGGTCCCGCGCGAGCCGACCATCTCGCTGCTCGAGCACTACGGCCGGGTGGCCTGGATCGACGGCGCCCTCGACGACGAGATCAACGTCCGGATCCGGGACGGCGGCGAGCAGGTCGCGGCCGAGGGACCCGAGGCGCTGGCGGCACGGGTCGACGCGGTGGTCGGGGAACTGGCCGTCAGCCTGGCTTCGGTCGAGGACCGGTCGGTGCGGATCGCGTTCTGGGGCCCGTGGTCGCTGCCGCTCGACGACATGCTGATCACCAGGATGATGGAGCTCGCGGTGCACTCGGACGACCTCGCGGTCAGCGTGGGCGTCGCGACCCCGGAACTGCCGCAGGGCGCCGTCGACACGGTGATCGACCTGCTCTCCCGGCTCGCCGTGCGCCGACACGGCCCGACCGGAGTACTCCGCGCCCTCAGCCGCGCGGAACGAGCACCCGCTACGATCGCCGCCTTCTGA
- a CDS encoding RraA family protein, with amino-acid sequence MLKAFAELSTPLVADACVRNGVPLRAAPPGIGAVVPGHRIAGRALPVRHYGSVDVFLEAFGQAGPGDVLVIDNGGRVDEACVGDLAVLEAEAAGLTGLVIWGLHRDTPELVEIGLPVFSYGSYPPGPVRLDEREPEALTTARFGPQLVSRDDLVFGDDDGVLFVAAEHADEVLATADQIWRTEREQARLIREGETLRRQTAFDDYLARRAADPTYSFRRHLRRIGGAIEE; translated from the coding sequence ATGCTGAAGGCCTTCGCCGAACTGTCCACGCCACTGGTGGCCGACGCCTGTGTTCGCAACGGTGTGCCCTTGCGCGCCGCGCCGCCCGGTATCGGCGCGGTCGTCCCCGGGCACCGGATCGCGGGACGCGCGCTGCCGGTCCGGCACTACGGCAGCGTGGACGTGTTCCTGGAGGCGTTCGGCCAGGCCGGCCCGGGCGACGTGCTGGTGATCGACAACGGCGGACGGGTGGACGAAGCCTGTGTCGGCGATCTGGCTGTGCTGGAGGCGGAGGCGGCCGGGCTGACCGGGCTGGTGATCTGGGGGCTGCACCGGGACACCCCGGAGCTGGTGGAGATCGGGCTGCCGGTGTTCAGCTACGGCAGCTACCCGCCCGGCCCGGTGCGGCTGGACGAGCGGGAGCCCGAAGCGCTGACCACCGCCCGGTTCGGCCCGCAGCTGGTCAGCCGGGACGACCTCGTCTTCGGCGACGACGACGGCGTGCTGTTCGTGGCCGCCGAGCACGCCGACGAGGTGCTGGCCACCGCGGACCAGATCTGGCGGACCGAACGCGAGCAGGCCCGGCTGATCCGGGAAGGCGAGACCCTGCGCCGGCAGACGGCCTTCGACGACTACCTGGCGCGCCGGGCCGCCGACCCGACCTACAGTTTCCGGCGGCATCTTCGCCGCATCGGCGGGGCCATCGAGGAATAG
- a CDS encoding isopenicillin N synthase family dioxygenase produces MNNESEKQRPVTVLDGYVPVIDLSTANTEPGRAAVAAAIGHACENSGFFAVVGHGVAQELIDRMYAVTKEFFELPEEEKSKVVGGPGTGGLRYSAGSAAKSIGLDAPPDLCEIFTSNVLGDHSAEHRAKFGDDSAPWTRANVWPDQPEEFTGTWLEYLRAMEDLGKELMRLFALALALDEHFFDDKVDEHISTIVANFYYPQLKPPLPGQLRKGPHSDWGNLTILYQDDIGGLQVRQKGHGWRDVPFVPGSFVINIGDMMAFWTGGRWVSTVHQVLNPVEGHTNSRLSIPFFYLPNQDALIEPLPQNLAGHPHPIDGGMRKKPRMPPSQFSGTETAAEFTAATTPGRWYQEKMAATYS; encoded by the coding sequence ATGAACAACGAATCGGAAAAGCAGCGTCCCGTCACCGTCCTGGACGGATACGTTCCGGTCATCGACCTGTCCACGGCGAACACCGAACCGGGCCGCGCCGCCGTCGCGGCGGCCATCGGCCACGCCTGCGAGAACTCCGGGTTCTTCGCCGTCGTCGGACACGGCGTGGCGCAGGAACTGATCGACCGCATGTACGCGGTCACCAAAGAGTTCTTCGAGCTTCCCGAAGAAGAGAAGAGCAAGGTCGTCGGCGGGCCGGGCACCGGCGGGTTGCGCTATTCCGCTGGCAGCGCTGCCAAGAGCATCGGCCTGGACGCACCACCCGATCTCTGCGAGATCTTCACCTCCAACGTGCTCGGCGACCACAGCGCGGAACACCGGGCGAAGTTCGGCGACGACTCCGCGCCGTGGACGCGGGCAAACGTCTGGCCCGACCAGCCGGAGGAGTTCACCGGAACCTGGCTCGAATACCTGCGCGCGATGGAAGATCTCGGGAAAGAACTGATGCGACTGTTCGCCTTGGCGCTGGCGCTCGATGAGCACTTCTTCGACGACAAGGTGGACGAGCACATCTCGACGATCGTCGCCAACTTCTACTACCCGCAGCTCAAGCCGCCGCTGCCGGGCCAGCTGCGCAAGGGCCCGCACAGCGACTGGGGCAACCTGACCATTCTCTACCAGGACGACATCGGCGGACTCCAGGTTCGCCAGAAAGGCCACGGCTGGCGTGACGTTCCCTTCGTGCCCGGCAGTTTCGTCATCAACATCGGGGACATGATGGCGTTCTGGACGGGCGGCCGCTGGGTCTCGACCGTGCACCAGGTGCTGAACCCGGTGGAGGGGCACACCAACTCGCGCCTTTCCATCCCGTTCTTCTACCTGCCCAACCAGGACGCGCTGATCGAGCCGCTCCCCCAGAATCTTGCGGGACACCCGCACCCGATCGATGGGGGCATGCGCAAAAAGCCTCGCATGCCCCCATCTCAGTTCAGCGGCACCGAAACCGCGGCCGAGTTCACCGCGGCGACCACCCCGGGACGGTGGTACCAGGAGAAAATGGCCGCCACCTACTCCTGA
- a CDS encoding MFS transporter: MERQKNGSRWWAMAVIGMAQLMVVLDATIVNIALPSIQAELGLSDGNRQWVITAYALAFGGLLLPGGRVSSLLGHRRSFLVGLAGFAAASVLGGAADGAGMLFTARALQGVFAAILAPAALSLLTMTFTEPRERGKAFGVFAAVGAGGSALGMVAGGLLTEHVDWRWCLYVNVPIAALALLGGPLLMRDDAHRGPKGLDLPGVLLSAGGLVALVYGFNEAESRGWGDPLVLGMLIGGLLLLGLFVLLESRVRHPLLPLRVLAHRTRGGALLSIGLSQVAMFGFYLFMTYYLQAVLGYSPVRAGAAFLLTAAGVVVGSTLIAGTLLPRMAPRTLLVPGLLAAAAGMLILTRLTAESPNVFLLYLLPAQILIGVGLGCVMTPATSLATAEVDPSDAGIASAAFNASQQLGGALGTALLNTVAASVAATYLAGHERTPRAVAEGTVHGFSVALTIAVLVLICTAVVTGLLINVRKPEPRNPVPAEEEPPLPSISR; encoded by the coding sequence ATGGAACGACAGAAGAACGGCAGCCGATGGTGGGCGATGGCCGTCATCGGTATGGCGCAGCTGATGGTGGTGCTGGACGCGACCATCGTGAACATCGCGTTGCCGTCGATACAGGCCGAACTCGGCCTGTCCGATGGGAACCGGCAGTGGGTGATCACCGCCTACGCGCTGGCGTTCGGCGGGTTGCTGCTGCCGGGCGGTCGGGTCAGCAGCCTGCTCGGCCACCGGCGCAGCTTCCTGGTCGGCCTGGCCGGTTTCGCGGCGGCTTCGGTGTTGGGCGGCGCGGCGGACGGCGCCGGAATGCTGTTCACCGCGCGGGCGCTGCAAGGCGTCTTCGCCGCGATTCTCGCCCCGGCCGCGCTGTCCTTGCTGACCATGACGTTCACCGAACCGCGCGAGCGCGGTAAGGCGTTCGGCGTGTTCGCCGCGGTCGGTGCCGGGGGATCCGCGCTGGGCATGGTCGCCGGCGGGCTGCTCACCGAACACGTGGACTGGCGGTGGTGCCTGTACGTGAACGTGCCCATCGCTGCGCTCGCGCTGCTCGGCGGTCCGCTGTTGATGCGCGACGACGCCCATCGCGGGCCGAAGGGCCTGGACCTGCCCGGGGTGCTGCTCAGCGCCGGCGGGTTGGTGGCGCTGGTCTACGGGTTCAACGAAGCCGAGAGCCGCGGCTGGGGTGACCCGCTGGTACTGGGCATGCTGATCGGCGGCCTGCTCCTGCTGGGGTTGTTCGTCCTGCTGGAGTCCAGGGTGCGCCACCCGCTGCTGCCGCTGCGCGTGCTCGCCCACCGCACCAGGGGCGGGGCGTTGCTCTCGATCGGGTTGTCGCAGGTCGCGATGTTCGGCTTCTACCTGTTCATGACCTACTACCTGCAGGCCGTCCTGGGGTACTCGCCGGTGCGGGCCGGCGCCGCGTTCCTGCTGACCGCCGCCGGGGTCGTCGTCGGATCCACCCTGATCGCGGGCACCCTCCTGCCGCGGATGGCGCCCCGCACGCTGCTGGTGCCGGGGCTGCTCGCCGCGGCGGCCGGAATGCTGATCCTGACCAGGCTGACGGCGGAGAGCCCGAACGTCTTCCTGCTCTACCTGCTCCCCGCGCAGATTCTGATCGGGGTCGGACTCGGTTGCGTGATGACGCCCGCGACCAGCCTGGCGACCGCGGAGGTCGACCCTTCCGACGCCGGCATCGCCTCGGCCGCCTTCAACGCCTCCCAGCAACTCGGCGGCGCACTCGGCACCGCGCTGCTGAACACCGTCGCGGCCTCGGTCGCCGCCACGTACCTGGCCGGGCACGAACGCACCCCGCGGGCGGTCGCCGAGGGCACCGTGCACGGCTTCTCGGTGGCGCTGACCATCGCGGTGCTCGTGCTGATCTGCACCGCGGTCGTCACCGGCCTGCTCATCAACGTGCGCAAGCCCGAACCTCGGAATCCCGTTCCGGCGGAAGAGGAACCGCCTTTGCCCAGCATTTCCCGCTAG
- a CDS encoding TetR/AcrR family transcriptional regulator has translation MSEARSETKVTRGSVWLRQPRTPRDESPLTRARIVEEAVALLDSEGIERLTMRRLAERLGHGSTTLYWHVNTKDDVLDLCLDAIFGEVPLPPEHGEHWRADVSLVLTGWRATMLRHPWSTTLVGRPMIGPNILARMEFLQATLVRAGFGKEHLAAVTWGLYNHVMGSAVARAGWHMQPEERAVAQEHLNAQSERYPTLAAQGYMLDDDWDGTFTQSLNYLLDGIEAKGVPATS, from the coding sequence ATGAGTGAGGCCCGATCTGAGACGAAGGTCACCCGAGGCAGTGTCTGGCTCAGGCAGCCGCGGACCCCGCGTGACGAGTCACCCCTGACACGGGCCCGCATCGTCGAAGAGGCGGTCGCACTGCTGGACAGCGAAGGCATCGAGCGGTTGACCATGCGCCGTCTCGCGGAACGCCTCGGGCACGGCTCCACCACCCTGTACTGGCACGTCAACACCAAGGACGATGTGCTGGACCTCTGTCTCGACGCCATCTTCGGCGAGGTGCCGCTGCCGCCGGAGCACGGCGAACACTGGCGGGCCGACGTCAGCCTCGTGCTCACCGGCTGGCGTGCCACGATGCTGCGTCACCCGTGGTCGACGACCCTGGTCGGGCGCCCGATGATCGGCCCGAACATCTTGGCGCGGATGGAGTTCCTGCAGGCGACCCTGGTTCGCGCCGGGTTCGGCAAAGAGCACCTGGCCGCGGTGACCTGGGGTCTGTACAACCACGTGATGGGCTCCGCGGTGGCGCGGGCCGGCTGGCACATGCAGCCGGAGGAGCGGGCCGTCGCGCAGGAGCACCTGAACGCCCAAAGCGAGCGCTACCCGACGCTGGCCGCGCAGGGCTACATGCTCGACGACGACTGGGACGGCACCTTCACCCAGAGCCTGAACTACCTGCTCGACGGGATCGAAGCGAAGGGCGTCCCAGCCACGTCGTGA
- a CDS encoding alpha/beta fold hydrolase, whose protein sequence is MSEIYRSVAGAQLLREHYLKALEHWPVDNERLRVPTPEGETFVIASGPVTAPPLVVFHGSGSNSTQWMGRIAELAAHFRVYAVDIIGEPGLSAQSRPPMASNRYAVWLDAVLDFLELDRVAIMGISLGGWLALDYATRRPDRVARLALACPTGVGRQKKGFLLKSILLSPLGKWGRRKTITGMLGPAVSTMAPAEVDMVMAEVLLVSKNYRYRTAELPVFDDDKLRRLTMPMQVFVGQWDIMVDSLETKRRLEAVVPHATVRLLPDIGHYIPAQAAELEFLTSAA, encoded by the coding sequence ATGAGTGAGATCTATCGATCCGTGGCCGGGGCCCAGCTACTGCGGGAGCACTACCTGAAGGCGCTGGAGCACTGGCCCGTCGACAACGAGCGGCTACGCGTGCCGACGCCCGAGGGCGAGACCTTCGTCATCGCCAGCGGCCCCGTCACGGCTCCCCCACTGGTGGTGTTCCACGGCTCCGGGTCGAACTCGACGCAGTGGATGGGCAGAATCGCCGAGCTCGCGGCGCATTTCCGGGTGTACGCCGTGGACATCATCGGCGAGCCCGGTCTCAGCGCGCAGTCCCGGCCGCCGATGGCGTCCAACAGGTACGCGGTATGGCTGGACGCCGTGCTGGACTTCCTCGAGCTGGACCGGGTGGCGATCATGGGAATCTCGCTCGGCGGCTGGCTGGCCCTTGACTACGCCACCCGGCGGCCGGACCGGGTGGCGCGCCTGGCGCTGGCCTGCCCGACCGGGGTCGGCAGGCAGAAGAAGGGGTTCCTGCTCAAATCGATCCTGCTGAGCCCGCTCGGCAAGTGGGGCAGGCGCAAGACGATCACCGGGATGCTCGGCCCCGCGGTGTCCACGATGGCACCGGCCGAGGTGGACATGGTCATGGCGGAGGTACTGCTCGTTTCGAAGAACTACCGGTACCGCACCGCCGAGCTTCCGGTGTTCGACGACGACAAGCTGCGCCGGCTGACCATGCCGATGCAGGTGTTCGTCGGGCAGTGGGACATCATGGTCGACTCCTTGGAGACCAAGCGGCGGCTCGAAGCCGTCGTACCGCACGCCACGGTGCGTTTGCTGCCCGACATCGGGCATTACATTCCGGCGCAGGCGGCCGAACTCGAGTTCCTGACCAGTGCCGCCTAG
- a CDS encoding glycoside hydrolase family 3 N-terminal domain-containing protein has product MSCAGLLAFTGVAAAGPAGAVSAMAPSVEAQASAFGAQTLRGMTLEQKIGQLFVATVFGKSANEVNADNRKMYGVDTPAQVVQRYQVGGVIYFNNSEADNVEDPAQLARFSNGLQRAALSSGTHIPLIVSIDQEGGQTTRISAPATEYPSSMAVGAGRSTEDARQLAAINSRELRAMGINQDYAPVADVNSNPLNPVIGSRSFSADPALASSLVTAEVDGYQNAGRRTETVSAAAKHFPGHGDAAEDSHTGLPVINRTADEWRQIDLPPFKAAMAAGVDSIMTAHISVPSLDPSGNPATLSKPIMTGLLRDELAYDGVIVTDALRMDAIRKLFPDAEVPVLALEAGVDQMLLPPDFGAAVKGVQDAVRSGRLSEQRIDESVLRILKLKFKRGILTRPLVDERAVGKIVGTREHRDAIAQISGKTVTALRNDAGLLPLKKPGKVLVAGWNYPEFPGYPADPVTSLAKKMSGTALPTGANPTAAKVGEAVAAAKNADTVVVLTNGLRTSAGQTSLVNSLLATGKPVVAVSIQEPYDPGFADVPSWVATYDWRDVSMSSLAKVLTGKLSPLGKLPVDVPTGADPTKVLFPFGHGLRW; this is encoded by the coding sequence GTGTCGTGCGCGGGCCTGCTCGCCTTCACCGGAGTCGCAGCCGCCGGCCCGGCGGGCGCGGTGAGCGCCATGGCGCCGAGCGTCGAGGCGCAGGCCAGCGCGTTCGGCGCGCAGACGCTGCGCGGCATGACCTTGGAACAGAAGATCGGGCAGCTCTTCGTCGCCACGGTCTTCGGCAAGTCGGCGAACGAGGTCAACGCGGACAACCGGAAGATGTACGGGGTCGACACGCCGGCCCAGGTCGTCCAGCGGTACCAGGTCGGCGGTGTCATCTACTTCAACAACTCCGAAGCCGACAACGTGGAGGACCCCGCCCAGCTGGCCCGGTTCTCCAACGGCCTGCAGCGCGCGGCGTTGTCCTCCGGCACGCACATCCCGCTGATCGTCTCCATCGACCAGGAAGGTGGCCAGACCACCAGGATCAGCGCGCCGGCCACCGAGTATCCGAGCAGCATGGCGGTAGGCGCCGGCCGCAGCACCGAGGACGCCAGGCAGCTCGCCGCGATCAACAGCCGCGAACTGCGCGCGATGGGCATCAACCAGGACTACGCGCCGGTGGCGGACGTCAACTCCAACCCGCTCAACCCGGTGATCGGTTCCCGGTCGTTCTCCGCCGACCCGGCACTGGCGAGCAGCCTGGTCACCGCCGAGGTGGACGGCTACCAGAACGCCGGACGACGGACCGAGACGGTTTCCGCCGCCGCCAAGCACTTCCCGGGTCACGGGGACGCGGCCGAGGACAGCCACACCGGGCTGCCGGTGATCAACCGGACGGCGGACGAGTGGCGGCAGATCGATCTGCCCCCGTTCAAGGCCGCGATGGCCGCCGGGGTGGACTCGATCATGACCGCGCACATCTCGGTGCCCAGCCTCGACCCCTCCGGTAACCCGGCGACCCTGTCCAAGCCGATCATGACCGGCCTGCTGCGCGACGAACTGGCCTACGACGGGGTGATCGTGACCGACGCGCTGCGCATGGACGCGATCCGCAAGCTGTTCCCCGACGCCGAGGTCCCGGTGCTCGCGCTGGAGGCGGGCGTGGACCAGATGCTGCTGCCGCCGGACTTCGGCGCGGCGGTCAAGGGCGTGCAGGACGCGGTGCGCAGCGGAAGGCTTTCCGAGCAGCGCATCGACGAGAGCGTGCTGCGCATCCTGAAGCTGAAGTTCAAGCGCGGCATCCTGACCAGGCCGCTGGTCGACGAGCGGGCGGTGGGCAAGATCGTCGGCACCCGCGAGCACCGCGACGCGATCGCCCAGATCTCCGGCAAGACCGTCACCGCGCTGCGCAACGACGCAGGTCTGCTGCCGCTGAAGAAGCCGGGCAAGGTGCTGGTCGCCGGCTGGAACTACCCGGAGTTCCCCGGTTACCCGGCCGACCCGGTGACCTCGCTGGCCAAGAAGATGTCCGGTACCGCGCTGCCCACCGGCGCCAATCCGACCGCGGCGAAGGTCGGCGAGGCGGTCGCCGCCGCGAAGAACGCGGACACCGTGGTCGTGCTGACCAACGGCCTGCGCACCAGCGCTGGACAGACCAGCCTGGTGAACAGCCTGCTGGCGACCGGGAAACCGGTGGTCGCGGTGTCCATCCAGGAACCGTACGATCCCGGTTTCGCGGACGTGCCGAGCTGGGTGGCCACCTACGACTGGCGGGACGTGAGCATGTCGTCGCTGGCCAAGGTGCTGACCGGCAAGCTCTCGCCGCTCGGCAAGCTCCCGGTGGACGTCCCGACCGGTGCCGACCCCACCAAGGTGCTGTTCCCGTTCGGTCACGGCCTGCGCTGGTGA
- a CDS encoding GatB/YqeY domain-containing protein: MRASLRDGLKAALKTRDRVAITAHRSALAAIDNAEAVPVDQSLDTTTGNEHVAGAAVGLGSAEAERRHLTEADLRSIVENEVRERSVAAEEYAQLGRDDVAERLRAEAAVLSRYLDPTP; the protein is encoded by the coding sequence ATGCGTGCCAGCCTGCGTGACGGCCTGAAAGCGGCTCTCAAAACCCGCGACCGCGTCGCCATCACCGCACACCGCTCCGCCTTGGCTGCGATCGACAACGCCGAAGCCGTACCCGTCGACCAGTCGCTGGACACCACCACCGGGAACGAACACGTCGCGGGGGCGGCGGTCGGCCTTGGCTCGGCGGAAGCGGAACGTCGTCACCTCACCGAGGCCGATCTGCGTTCGATCGTCGAAAACGAGGTGCGGGAACGCTCGGTGGCCGCCGAGGAGTACGCACAACTCGGCCGCGACGACGTCGCCGAGCGGCTTCGCGCGGAGGCCGCGGTGCTGAGCCGGTACCTCGACCCCACGCCCTGA